The proteins below are encoded in one region of bacterium:
- a CDS encoding aspartate aminotransferase family protein: protein MDDFPYRDRFPVHRALPEHGRPRAEVLGELRAMAREEDAFWETGRCSGTMYCGDHDHYAFMNEAFGLFAHVNALQRDMCPSATKFEGEILAMALDLMHAGAVTDGEPAGLVTTGGTGSIAHAMLAYREHARATRGVTRPNVIKPETAHPAFDKACHLFGIELRRAPIDPVTTRADVGWMADHVDDQTIALIGSACNYGYGTVDPIDELGALARRRGIGLHVDACLGGFILPFGEALGYPVPAFDFRIPGVTSISADTHKYGYAFKGTSTVLFRDKALRNAQYFYLTDWSGGKYCSPGIEGSRSGGLLAATWATMVQLGRDGYRRYAERIFSTAAAMLRAVRSHPELRLLGDPTFLFSFTSDAFDIYHVNDFMRTRGWRFNGQQYPNAIHMAVTRPQTQPGVADAFAADLADAIAYARAHKDEAPRSGAVYGGIAGGMTDEADAFIKMMMAQILDTYQSLPPTD from the coding sequence ATGGATGATTTCCCGTATCGCGATCGCTTTCCCGTCCACCGCGCGCTGCCCGAGCACGGCCGGCCACGCGCCGAGGTGCTCGGCGAGCTGCGCGCCATGGCGCGGGAGGAGGACGCCTTCTGGGAGACCGGCCGCTGCTCGGGCACCATGTACTGCGGCGATCACGACCACTACGCGTTCATGAACGAGGCCTTCGGCCTGTTCGCCCACGTCAACGCGCTGCAGCGCGACATGTGCCCGAGCGCCACCAAGTTCGAGGGCGAGATCCTCGCCATGGCGCTCGACCTGATGCACGCCGGCGCCGTGACCGACGGCGAGCCGGCCGGTCTGGTCACCACCGGCGGCACCGGCAGCATCGCCCACGCCATGCTCGCCTATCGCGAGCACGCCCGGGCGACGCGCGGCGTCACCCGCCCGAACGTGATCAAGCCGGAGACCGCGCACCCGGCCTTCGACAAGGCGTGCCACCTGTTCGGCATCGAGCTGCGGCGGGCGCCCATTGATCCGGTGACGACGCGCGCCGACGTCGGATGGATGGCCGACCACGTCGACGACCAGACCATCGCGCTCATCGGCTCGGCCTGCAACTACGGCTACGGCACGGTCGACCCGATCGACGAGCTGGGCGCGCTGGCGCGCCGCCGCGGCATCGGCCTGCACGTCGATGCCTGCCTCGGCGGCTTCATCCTGCCCTTCGGCGAGGCGCTGGGGTACCCGGTGCCGGCGTTCGACTTCCGCATCCCCGGCGTCACCAGCATCTCCGCCGACACCCACAAGTACGGCTACGCCTTCAAGGGCACCTCCACCGTCCTCTTCCGCGACAAGGCGCTGCGCAACGCCCAGTACTTCTACCTGACCGACTGGAGCGGCGGGAAATACTGCTCGCCGGGCATCGAGGGCTCGCGCTCCGGCGGCCTGCTCGCCGCGACGTGGGCCACCATGGTGCAACTCGGCCGCGACGGCTACCGCCGCTACGCCGAACGGATCTTCTCGACCGCCGCCGCGATGCTGCGCGCGGTGCGCTCGCACCCGGAGCTGCGCCTGCTCGGCGATCCGACCTTCCTCTTCAGCTTCACGTCGGACGCCTTCGACATCTACCACGTCAACGATTTCATGCGGACGCGCGGCTGGCGCTTCAACGGCCAGCAGTACCCGAACGCGATCCACATGGCGGTGACCCGCCCGCAGACCCAGCCCGGCGTCGCCGATGCCTTCGCCGCGGATCTCGCCGACGCCATCGCCTACGCGCGGGCGCACAAGGACGAGGCGCCCCGCTCGGGCGCCGTCTACGGCGGCATCGCCGGCGGCATGACCGACGAGGCCGACGCCTTCATCAAGATGATGATGGCGCAGATCCTCGACACCTATCAGAGCCTCCCTCCGACCGACTGA
- a CDS encoding histidinol-phosphatase — protein MTAPIDVAEVTAVIEPLLDRAAALALQWFRRDLGVDDKGGARGYDPVTEVDRGIETLLREALQARFPEHAIVGEEHGRSGPADARASWIIDPIDGTRAFISGSPEWGTLVGLRIDGRPAAGWAEIPYLGERFAGVGGEGWFSRGGERRRLRARSDATLADAILRCTHPAVFAPAEYAAFKRLAARVRLQRWGGDCYSYCLLALGLVDLVVESSLQPYDIVPLIPIIEAAGGVVTDLAGAAPLSGGMVVAAANAELHARALAILRE, from the coding sequence ATGACCGCGCCGATCGATGTCGCCGAGGTGACCGCAGTCATCGAGCCGCTGCTCGATCGCGCCGCAGCGCTGGCGCTGCAGTGGTTCCGCCGCGATCTCGGCGTCGACGACAAGGGGGGCGCCAGGGGCTACGATCCGGTGACCGAGGTCGATCGCGGCATCGAGACGCTGCTGCGCGAGGCGCTGCAGGCGCGGTTCCCCGAGCACGCCATCGTCGGCGAGGAGCACGGCCGCAGCGGTCCGGCCGATGCGCGCGCCTCGTGGATCATCGACCCGATCGACGGCACCCGCGCCTTCATCAGCGGCTCGCCGGAGTGGGGCACGCTGGTGGGCCTGCGCATCGACGGCCGGCCGGCGGCCGGCTGGGCGGAGATTCCCTACCTCGGCGAGCGCTTCGCCGGCGTCGGCGGCGAGGGATGGTTCAGCCGCGGCGGCGAGCGGCGCCGGTTGCGCGCCCGCTCGGACGCGACGCTGGCGGATGCCATCCTGCGCTGCACCCACCCGGCGGTCTTCGCTCCGGCGGAGTACGCGGCGTTCAAGCGCCTGGCAGCGCGGGTGCGCCTGCAGCGCTGGGGCGGCGATTGCTACTCGTACTGCCTCCTGGCGCTGGGTCTCGTCGATCTCGTCGTCGAGTCGAGCCTGCAGCCCTACGACATCGTGCCGCTGATCCCCATCATCGAAGCCGCCGGCGGCGTGGTCACCGATCTCGCCGGCGCGGCGCCGCTGTCCGGCGGCATGGTCGTGGCCGCCGCGAATGCCGAGCTGCATGCTCGCGCGCTGGCGATTCTCCGGGAGTGA
- a CDS encoding nuclear transport factor 2 family protein, whose amino-acid sequence MTDTDRFLARFADFGRAPDPAKYEDLFDPAEGTVQHPGMVAPLRRDQVRAYMTTYLAAVPDFRFVIAQWAERDGTVFVEARNAGSPGGTPLEWGSVYCVTLRGDRVLRGCAYGDRIPLLACLLPDMTLAQAAALGAPAPGLDVG is encoded by the coding sequence ATGACCGATACCGACCGCTTTCTCGCCCGCTTCGCCGACTTCGGCCGCGCCCCGGATCCGGCGAAGTACGAGGACCTGTTCGATCCGGCCGAGGGAACCGTCCAGCACCCGGGCATGGTGGCACCGCTGCGCCGCGACCAGGTGCGCGCCTACATGACGACCTACCTGGCGGCGGTGCCGGACTTCCGCTTCGTCATCGCCCAGTGGGCGGAGCGCGACGGCACCGTCTTCGTCGAGGCGCGCAACGCCGGCTCGCCCGGCGGCACGCCGCTCGAATGGGGCAGCGTGTACTGCGTCACCCTGCGCGGCGACCGCGTCCTGCGCGGCTGCGCCTATGGCGACCGCATCCCGCTCCTCGCCTGCCTGCTGCCCGATATGACCCTCGCCCAGGCCGCCGCCCTCGGCGCCCCGGCGCCGGGACTGGACGTCGGCTGA
- a CDS encoding mechanosensitive ion channel, producing the protein MTARRRLACLAAILLLAAAAMAAPPDATPSPPLPVPDLSHSVEELGARLRQIDRSLADPSLVAHLERDSAAAARRTAERWAETEELLQRQLRPSALDSLESSWRAVRSDLDGTAAEIDRRAAERDADLASLTALQASWSRTLEVTRAAGAPAEVVDRVEHALASIEATRTAVAQRRAGLLLFQDAMGRAFQTCDDAQARIDELRASVLQRALERQQPPLWQAGATAWGEAAASRGGLGFMWADVVAYAAVYRGGLAFSGLVIIAMLLALSRVARGVPGRGSAAAPLRTPAASAILLGILLSRPWRPNPPFALQQLILGVVDLAAVVVLRPLLDRRQVPLLYGLGALVLLSLGISLVDLTPRLEQVALCAILAATAALVVRGAATLRPPFATPTRVPRLWAAARALASAFGWVLAGSAVAAALGYLDLAAFVGIGLLQVLFAGVGLLAVRLTLEDLIDIAVARRPLAALHTVARHRAGLVRFVARALDVGAVALWVWILLLHFDALRPVSDGAAALLEARLQIGELDLPLSRVFAFLVVGLVAVIATRLIGAVLEQDVYARMTLPRGVPYALSTLTRYGLLLVGLLLALATLGLDLTRITVLVSALGLGLGFGMQDVMNNFVSGLIVLFERPVQVGDAIEIGDVAGEIRRIGIRSSTVRTAQGAEVIVPNAKIIAERVTNWTLSDHHRRIDLEVSVSAAADAERVIALLTDVARADRRVAAAPPPETLLVKLGEPMADYQMRFWTESRDWVRVRSDIAVAVQRALRAAASGGAAGPA; encoded by the coding sequence GTGACGGCGCGGCGTCGGCTCGCCTGCCTGGCGGCGATCCTGCTGCTGGCCGCCGCGGCGATGGCGGCGCCGCCCGATGCGACGCCGTCGCCGCCGTTGCCGGTGCCGGACCTGAGCCACAGCGTCGAGGAGCTGGGCGCCCGCCTGCGCCAGATCGATCGCTCGCTCGCCGACCCGTCGCTGGTCGCCCACCTGGAGCGAGACAGCGCGGCGGCCGCGCGGCGCACCGCCGAGCGCTGGGCCGAGACCGAGGAGCTCCTGCAACGGCAGCTCCGGCCGTCGGCCCTGGATTCGCTCGAGAGCTCCTGGCGGGCGGTGCGCAGCGACCTGGACGGAACGGCGGCCGAGATCGATCGCCGGGCCGCCGAGCGCGACGCGGATCTCGCGTCGCTGACGGCGCTGCAGGCGTCGTGGAGCCGGACGCTGGAGGTGACGCGCGCCGCCGGCGCCCCCGCCGAGGTGGTCGACCGGGTGGAGCACGCGCTCGCCAGCATCGAGGCGACGCGCACCGCCGTGGCGCAGCGGCGCGCCGGGCTGCTGTTGTTCCAGGACGCGATGGGGCGCGCCTTCCAGACCTGCGACGACGCGCAGGCGCGCATCGACGAGCTGCGCGCTTCGGTCCTGCAGCGCGCCCTCGAGCGCCAGCAACCGCCGCTCTGGCAGGCGGGCGCGACGGCTTGGGGCGAGGCCGCCGCGTCCCGCGGCGGCCTCGGCTTCATGTGGGCGGACGTCGTCGCCTACGCCGCGGTCTACCGCGGCGGGCTCGCGTTCTCGGGCCTGGTGATCATCGCCATGCTGCTCGCCCTGTCGCGCGTCGCGCGCGGCGTGCCGGGCCGCGGTTCCGCCGCGGCGCCCCTGCGCACGCCGGCCGCGTCGGCGATCCTGCTCGGCATCCTGCTCTCCCGTCCGTGGCGGCCCAACCCGCCGTTCGCGCTGCAGCAACTCATCCTCGGCGTGGTCGACCTCGCCGCGGTCGTCGTCCTGCGGCCGCTCCTCGATCGGCGGCAGGTGCCGCTGCTCTACGGGCTGGGGGCGCTGGTCCTCCTCAGCCTGGGGATCAGCCTCGTGGACCTCACGCCGCGCCTCGAACAGGTGGCGCTCTGCGCCATCCTGGCGGCGACGGCGGCGCTCGTCGTGCGCGGCGCGGCGACGCTCCGCCCGCCGTTCGCGACGCCGACCCGCGTCCCCCGCCTGTGGGCCGCGGCCCGCGCCCTCGCCTCGGCGTTCGGCTGGGTGCTCGCCGGCTCGGCGGTGGCGGCGGCGCTCGGCTATCTCGATCTCGCGGCGTTCGTCGGCATCGGGCTGCTGCAGGTGCTGTTCGCCGGCGTCGGCCTGCTGGCGGTGCGGCTGACGCTCGAGGATCTGATCGACATCGCCGTCGCGCGCCGGCCGCTGGCCGCCCTGCACACCGTCGCCCGCCACCGCGCGGGGCTCGTCCGCTTCGTCGCCCGCGCCCTGGACGTCGGCGCCGTCGCGCTCTGGGTGTGGATCCTGCTCCTCCACTTCGACGCCCTGCGGCCGGTGAGCGACGGGGCGGCAGCGCTGCTGGAAGCGCGCCTGCAGATCGGCGAGCTCGACCTGCCGCTGTCGCGCGTCTTCGCCTTCCTGGTCGTCGGGCTGGTCGCCGTCATCGCCACCCGCCTGATCGGCGCCGTGCTGGAGCAGGACGTGTACGCGCGCATGACCCTGCCCCGCGGCGTGCCCTACGCCCTGTCCACCCTGACGCGCTACGGCCTGCTGCTGGTGGGCCTGCTGCTGGCGCTGGCGACGCTCGGGCTGGACCTGACGCGCATCACCGTGCTGGTCAGCGCCCTCGGCCTCGGGCTCGGCTTCGGCATGCAGGACGTGATGAACAACTTCGTCTCCGGCCTGATCGTGCTGTTCGAGCGGCCGGTGCAGGTCGGCGACGCGATCGAGATCGGCGACGTCGCCGGCGAGATCCGCCGCATCGGCATCCGCTCGAGCACCGTGCGCACCGCGCAGGGCGCCGAGGTCATCGTGCCGAACGCCAAGATCATCGCCGAACGGGTCACCAACTGGACCCTCAGCGATCACCACCGGCGCATCGACCTCGAGGTCTCGGTCAGCGCCGCCGCCGACGCCGAACGGGTGATCGCGCTGCTCACCGACGTGGCGCGCGCCGACCGGCGGGTCGCCGCCGCGCCGCCGCCCGAGACGCTGCTGGTCAAGCTCGGCGAGCCCATGGCCGACTACCAGATGCGCTTCTGGACCGAATCGCGCGACTGGGTACGGGTGCGCAGCGACATCGCCGTCGCCGTGCAGCGCGCGCTCCGCGCCGCGGCGTCCGGCGGCGCGGCCGGACCGGCGTGA
- a CDS encoding membrane integrity-associated transporter subunit PqiC, protein MSRGIVTPAAAALAAALAAGCASAPARLYTLRGSAAASDAPPLARAVLVGPVTVPGAVDRPEIVVTVGPNRVEAEEFNRWAGPLPDAIARVVAGDLSALLGAPEVAVAPLANFRADYRVSIDVQRFDSVPRQHVVLDAVWVVHASAGGAARSGRTVADEPVRGDGYDAIAAAHGAALARLSADIAAAIRAASAG, encoded by the coding sequence ATGAGCCGAGGGATTGTGACGCCCGCCGCCGCGGCGCTCGCGGCGGCGCTGGCCGCCGGCTGCGCCAGCGCGCCGGCCCGCCTCTACACCCTGCGCGGCAGCGCCGCGGCGAGCGACGCGCCGCCGCTGGCGCGCGCCGTGCTCGTCGGCCCGGTCACCGTGCCGGGGGCCGTGGATCGGCCGGAGATCGTCGTCACCGTCGGACCGAATCGCGTCGAGGCGGAGGAGTTCAACCGCTGGGCCGGTCCGCTGCCCGACGCCATCGCGCGCGTCGTCGCCGGCGATCTCAGCGCGCTGCTCGGCGCGCCGGAGGTCGCCGTGGCGCCGCTCGCCAACTTCCGCGCCGACTACCGGGTGAGCATCGACGTCCAGCGCTTCGACTCCGTGCCGCGCCAGCACGTCGTGCTCGACGCCGTGTGGGTGGTGCACGCCAGCGCCGGCGGCGCCGCGCGCAGCGGCCGCACGGTGGCCGACGAGCCGGTGCGCGGCGACGGCTACGACGCCATCGCCGCCGCCCACGGCGCCGCCCTGGCGCGCCTCAGCGCCGACATCGCGGCGGCGATCCGCGCCGCCAGCGCCGGCTGA
- a CDS encoding MCE family protein has translation MPDTARPTLPEARVVTRRRTRLAPVWIVPLVAAAVGVWVAATRILGAGPVITIQLATAEGLEAGKTKVHYNGVDVGSVETIRLSPDHLSVLATVQMAPETEPFLVADTTFWVVSPRISGANVSGLGTLISGAYLGMAIGASKTAQRTFVALDTPPVIAGNQPGRFFVLKTSSLGSLDAGTPIYFRRLQVGQVASYALDPDGASLSVKVFVDTPYDQYVNPNTRFWNASGVDVSLTAAGLKVQTQSLLSILVGGVAFETAADAPLLPPADENATFTLFDSREDAFRAPPRSPQTYQLLFTDSLRGLSVGAPVYFRGIEVGEVAKIDAQIDAQTLRFSAPVTITLDAQRLGIQVKDLPPDADLDALRREFLDRLVAGGVRAQLQAGNLLTGALLVSFDVYPNAPPARIDWAHDPPRLPTIPGELQALENSVASIVKKLDQVPYQAIGDDLRKTLAELDRTLASARATLDNADRLVGNADRLVGNADRLVEPSSVLGAELATTLQELSRAARSLRVLTDYLEQHPESLLRGKPGEAK, from the coding sequence ATGCCTGACACCGCCCGTCCGACGCTGCCCGAGGCCCGCGTCGTCACCCGCCGCCGCACCCGCCTGGCGCCGGTGTGGATCGTGCCGCTCGTCGCCGCCGCCGTCGGCGTCTGGGTGGCGGCGACCCGCATCCTCGGCGCCGGCCCGGTGATCACCATCCAGCTCGCGACCGCCGAGGGCCTCGAGGCGGGCAAGACGAAGGTGCACTACAACGGCGTCGACGTCGGCTCGGTCGAGACCATCCGCCTCTCGCCCGATCACCTGAGCGTCCTGGCCACGGTGCAGATGGCGCCCGAGACCGAGCCGTTCCTGGTCGCCGACACCACGTTCTGGGTGGTCAGCCCGCGCATCTCCGGCGCCAACGTGAGCGGCCTCGGCACCCTGATCTCCGGCGCTTATCTCGGCATGGCGATCGGCGCGTCGAAGACGGCGCAGCGCACCTTCGTCGCCCTCGACACCCCACCGGTGATCGCCGGCAACCAGCCGGGGCGCTTCTTCGTGCTGAAGACCAGCAGCCTCGGCTCGCTCGACGCCGGCACGCCGATCTACTTCCGCCGCCTGCAGGTCGGCCAGGTCGCCTCGTACGCGCTCGATCCCGACGGCGCCTCGCTGAGCGTGAAGGTCTTCGTCGACACGCCCTACGACCAGTACGTGAATCCGAACACGCGATTCTGGAACGCCAGCGGCGTGGACGTTTCCCTCACCGCCGCCGGGCTCAAGGTGCAGACCCAGTCGCTGCTCTCGATCCTCGTCGGCGGCGTCGCCTTCGAGACCGCTGCCGACGCGCCGCTGCTGCCGCCGGCCGACGAGAACGCGACCTTCACTCTGTTCGACAGCCGCGAGGACGCCTTCAGGGCGCCGCCGCGCTCGCCGCAGACCTACCAGCTCCTGTTCACCGACTCGCTGCGCGGCCTGAGCGTCGGCGCGCCCGTCTACTTCCGCGGCATCGAGGTCGGCGAGGTGGCGAAGATCGACGCGCAGATCGACGCCCAGACGCTGCGCTTCTCCGCGCCGGTCACCATCACCCTCGACGCGCAGCGGCTCGGCATCCAGGTGAAGGACCTGCCGCCCGATGCCGACCTCGACGCCCTGCGGCGCGAGTTCCTCGACCGCCTGGTGGCGGGCGGCGTCCGCGCCCAGCTCCAGGCCGGCAACCTGCTCACCGGCGCCCTGCTGGTCAGCTTCGACGTCTACCCGAACGCGCCGCCGGCGCGCATCGACTGGGCGCACGACCCGCCGCGCCTGCCGACCATCCCCGGCGAGCTGCAGGCGCTGGAGAACAGCGTCGCCAGCATCGTCAAGAAGCTCGACCAGGTGCCCTACCAGGCCATCGGCGACGACCTGCGCAAGACGCTGGCCGAGCTCGACCGCACGCTGGCCAGCGCCCGCGCCACGCTCGACAACGCCGATCGCCTGGTCGGCAACGCCGACCGCCTGGTCGGCAACGCCGACCGCCTGGTCGAGCCGAGCTCGGTCCTCGGCGCCGAGTTGGCGACCACGCTGCAGGAATTGTCGCGCGCCGCCCGCTCGCTGCGCGTGCTGACCGACTATCTCGAGCAGCATCCGGAGTCGCTGCTGCGCGGCAAACCCGGGGAGGCGAAATGA
- a CDS encoding paraquat-inducible protein A: MSCPACALVSRPPRGADAGRCPRCDEPLAFRAANSIQRTWAFLIAAAICYVPANLLPVLTTTTPQGSESDTILQGVVLLWSPTGWPLSLIVLVASIMIPSAKILALAYLLLSVQRGWVANPGSRTRAYRIVELIGRWSMVDVFVDTFTAALVQLKPLMAVEPAPGLAFFAAVVVLTMLAVEAFDPRLIWDAIPAEERHA; this comes from the coding sequence ATGAGCTGCCCGGCCTGCGCCCTGGTGTCGCGTCCGCCGCGCGGCGCCGACGCCGGGCGCTGCCCGCGCTGCGACGAGCCCCTCGCCTTCCGCGCCGCCAACAGCATCCAACGCACCTGGGCATTCCTGATCGCCGCCGCCATCTGCTACGTGCCGGCGAACCTGCTGCCGGTGCTCACCACGACGACGCCGCAGGGCAGCGAGTCGGACACCATCCTGCAGGGCGTCGTGCTGCTGTGGTCGCCGACCGGCTGGCCGCTGTCGCTGATCGTATTGGTCGCCAGCATCATGATCCCGAGCGCCAAGATCCTGGCGCTCGCCTATCTGCTGCTCAGCGTGCAGCGCGGTTGGGTCGCCAACCCGGGGTCGCGTACCCGCGCCTACCGCATCGTCGAGCTGATCGGCCGCTGGTCGATGGTCGACGTGTTCGTCGACACCTTCACCGCCGCGCTGGTGCAGTTGAAACCCCTCATGGCGGTCGAGCCGGCGCCCGGGCTGGCGTTCTTCGCCGCCGTGGTGGTGCTGACCATGCTCGCCGTGGAGGCCTTCGACCCGCGGCTGATCTGGGATGCGATCCCGGCCGAGGAGCGCCATGCCTGA
- a CDS encoding paraquat-inducible protein A: MADPSLIACPHCDLLQRLPALPAGGSARCPRCDRELARARPDAATRSLALSLAAACLFVVANAVPMLGLRAAGRDASTTVIGGAIHLWTHDERMVAALVLCTAVLAPGAQIALMLAVALGARAARPAAWVGALLRHQPAARTWSMIEVMLLGVLVALIKIADYANVIPGTALFVLAGLVFVLAAMQASFDARDVWARVVWADAAAEPAADLGPELAS, translated from the coding sequence ATCGCCGATCCGTCCCTGATCGCCTGCCCGCACTGCGACCTGTTGCAGCGCCTGCCGGCGCTGCCGGCGGGCGGGTCGGCGCGCTGTCCGCGCTGCGATCGCGAGCTGGCGCGCGCCCGGCCGGATGCGGCGACGCGCAGCCTGGCGCTCAGCCTCGCCGCCGCCTGCCTGTTCGTGGTCGCCAACGCGGTGCCGATGCTCGGGCTGCGGGCCGCCGGGCGCGACGCCTCGACCACCGTGATCGGCGGCGCGATCCACCTGTGGACGCACGACGAGCGCATGGTCGCGGCGCTGGTGCTGTGCACCGCGGTGCTCGCCCCCGGGGCGCAGATCGCCCTGATGCTGGCGGTGGCGCTGGGGGCCCGCGCGGCGCGGCCGGCGGCGTGGGTCGGGGCGCTCCTGCGCCACCAGCCGGCGGCGCGCACCTGGAGCATGATCGAGGTGATGCTGCTCGGCGTCCTGGTGGCGCTCATCAAGATCGCCGACTACGCCAACGTCATCCCCGGCACGGCGCTCTTCGTTCTGGCCGGGCTGGTGTTCGTGCTGGCGGCGATGCAGGCGAGCTTCGACGCGCGCGACGTCTGGGCGCGCGTCGTCTGGGCGGATGCCGCGGCCGAGCCGGCGGCCGATCTCGGCCCGGAGCTGGCGTCGTGA